A part of Sandaracinaceae bacterium genomic DNA contains:
- a CDS encoding MarR family winged helix-turn-helix transcriptional regulator, which translates to MPPDTPPSHPITERLWALSAAFHARLAHDLAALGLTVAEFRLVGEVMRSDGLRQSELAALLGVTAPTVSAAVQRLEKAGVLTREKDASDPRARVVRIAAGAPLETGLDVLDGLEERAVASLSARQRAQLPRLLDRMTAALQLTE; encoded by the coding sequence ATGCCGCCCGACACGCCTCCTTCGCACCCCATCACCGAGCGTCTCTGGGCGCTCTCTGCCGCCTTCCACGCGCGGCTCGCCCACGACCTGGCGGCGCTCGGGCTGACCGTCGCGGAGTTCCGCCTGGTCGGGGAGGTGATGCGATCCGACGGGCTGCGTCAGAGCGAGCTGGCGGCGCTGCTCGGGGTGACGGCGCCGACCGTCTCGGCTGCGGTGCAGCGCCTCGAGAAGGCGGGCGTGCTGACGCGGGAGAAGGACGCGTCGGATCCGCGCGCGCGAGTCGTGCGCATCGCGGCGGGGGCGCCGCTCGAGACCGGGCTCGACGTGCTCGATGGCCTCGAGGAGCGCGCCGTCGCGTCGCTGTCCGCTCGCCAGCGCGCGCAGCTCCCGAGGCTGCTCGATCGCATGACGGCCGCCCTTCAGCTCACGGAGTAG
- a CDS encoding carotenoid oxygenase family protein: MSTATHSLPDRARAWNVAMTAAPGDLDLRIPADDVVGTIPAGLRGGRLLSNGPGWTHIGERLAHPFDGHGYVRSYAFDEDGGVSLRARFIRTRVFEDEQRAQRIVHRGFATNPSDRFWQNVGYGAPRNVANTTIVRWGDRLLAGWEGGPPHALDPVTLETRGPDSFGGLIEGQATLAHMHRDAARDRLILCSVAAGRHTGITFREVDADDQLVQTRQAQLPGMTFAHDFAFSDRWYVLGGNPLALKPWRFARSMVGAGTLLESVRVDTSKPGELVLLPRDAEGPVRRVRLPKPTFVVHFANAFERSDGALVVDACVFHDFDFGEEFGYSGPHRPLDPSLPEARGTQRLYRITIPDGAEEATWEALVPHGVDFPRIDADHEGRETRTLVGACRADTRFSDPFDSVIAIDLESAGRAHALWTAPRDVFVGEPVLARAGEGEPAHVIAILSDGLADRTTLVVLRADALERGPVARVSLPLMPIAFHGDWEARP; the protein is encoded by the coding sequence ATGTCCACCGCGACTCACTCGCTCCCGGATCGCGCGCGCGCCTGGAACGTGGCGATGACCGCCGCGCCGGGTGACCTGGATCTCCGGATCCCCGCCGACGACGTCGTGGGGACGATCCCCGCGGGGCTCCGCGGGGGGCGGCTCCTGTCGAACGGGCCCGGCTGGACCCACATCGGCGAGCGGCTCGCGCACCCCTTCGATGGTCATGGATACGTGCGCAGCTACGCGTTCGACGAGGACGGCGGGGTGTCGCTGCGCGCCCGCTTCATCCGCACTCGCGTCTTCGAGGACGAGCAGCGGGCGCAGCGCATCGTGCACCGGGGCTTCGCGACGAACCCGTCGGATCGGTTCTGGCAGAACGTCGGCTACGGCGCGCCGCGGAACGTGGCCAACACGACGATCGTCCGCTGGGGCGACCGGCTGCTGGCGGGCTGGGAGGGAGGCCCGCCGCACGCGCTCGATCCGGTGACGCTCGAGACCCGCGGGCCCGACTCGTTCGGCGGTCTCATCGAGGGGCAGGCGACGCTGGCGCACATGCACCGCGACGCCGCGCGCGACCGCCTGATCCTGTGCAGCGTCGCCGCGGGGCGACACACCGGGATCACGTTTCGGGAGGTCGACGCGGACGACCAGCTGGTGCAGACGCGGCAGGCGCAGCTGCCCGGGATGACCTTCGCGCACGACTTCGCGTTCAGCGATCGCTGGTACGTGCTGGGGGGCAACCCGCTCGCGCTGAAGCCGTGGCGCTTCGCGCGCAGCATGGTCGGGGCCGGCACGCTGCTGGAGTCGGTGCGGGTCGACACCTCGAAGCCGGGGGAGTTGGTGCTGCTGCCGCGCGACGCGGAGGGGCCGGTGCGGCGCGTGCGTCTGCCGAAGCCGACGTTCGTGGTGCACTTCGCCAACGCGTTCGAGCGGTCGGACGGCGCGCTCGTCGTGGACGCGTGCGTGTTTCACGACTTCGATTTCGGCGAGGAGTTCGGCTACTCCGGCCCGCACCGCCCGCTCGACCCCTCCCTCCCGGAGGCCCGCGGCACGCAGCGGCTCTACCGGATCACGATCCCCGACGGCGCCGAAGAGGCGACGTGGGAGGCGCTGGTGCCCCACGGCGTCGACTTCCCGCGCATCGACGCAGATCACGAAGGGCGGGAGACGCGGACCCTCGTCGGCGCCTGCCGCGCGGACACGCGGTTCAGCGATCCGTTCGACAGCGTGATCGCCATCGATCTCGAATCCGCCGGGCGCGCGCACGCGCTCTGGACCGCGCCGCGTGACGTGTTCGTCGGCGAGCCGGTGCTGGCGCGCGCAGGGGAGGGCGAGCCGGCGCACGTCATCGCGATCCTCTCGGACGGGCTCGCGGATCGCACCACGCTCGTGGTCTTGCGCGCCGACGCGCTCGAGCGCGGTCCGGTCGCGAGGGTGTCGCTCCCGCTGATGCCGATCGCGTTCCACGGGGACTGGGAAGCGCGGCCGTGA
- a CDS encoding class I SAM-dependent methyltransferase, with amino-acid sequence MTDRNDAQARMYEERAESYDALIAAEDTEGTLRRAFEAAVPFDGKRIVDVGAGTGRLARWMAPRAAHVHLVERAAPMLEVARARLETDGVSERVSFHLADARELPLEDASVDVATAGWVFGHFRHWMPEGWEDEVDRAVAEMRRVTAVGGTIAILETLGTGHETPREHPALDEYFAHLETKHGFARTWSRSDYAFESVDAAARVMGAFFGAPLVEKIRAHGWRRVPECTALFTTTA; translated from the coding sequence ATGACCGATCGCAACGACGCCCAGGCCCGCATGTACGAGGAGCGCGCCGAGTCCTACGACGCGCTGATCGCGGCCGAGGACACGGAAGGCACCCTGCGGCGGGCCTTCGAGGCCGCGGTGCCCTTCGACGGCAAGCGCATCGTCGACGTCGGCGCCGGGACCGGCCGACTCGCCCGCTGGATGGCGCCCCGCGCCGCGCACGTGCACCTCGTCGAGCGCGCCGCGCCGATGCTCGAGGTGGCGCGAGCGCGCCTCGAGACCGACGGCGTCTCCGAGCGCGTCAGCTTCCACCTCGCCGACGCGCGCGAGCTGCCCCTCGAGGACGCCTCGGTCGACGTGGCGACCGCGGGCTGGGTCTTCGGCCACTTCCGTCACTGGATGCCGGAGGGTTGGGAAGACGAGGTGGACCGCGCCGTGGCCGAGATGCGTCGCGTCACCGCGGTCGGCGGCACCATCGCCATCCTCGAGACGCTCGGCACGGGCCACGAGACGCCGCGCGAGCACCCCGCGCTCGACGAGTACTTCGCGCACCTCGAGACGAAGCACGGCTTCGCGCGCACGTGGTCCCGGAGCGACTACGCGTTCGAGAGCGTGGACGCCGCGGCGCGCGTGATGGGCGCGTTCTTCGGCGCGCCGCTCGTCGAGAAGATCCGCGCGCACGGCTGGCGGCGCGTGCCGGAGTGCACGGCGCTCTTCACGACCACCGCCTGA
- a CDS encoding 1-acyl-sn-glycerol-3-phosphate acyltransferase, with protein sequence MGTPTVEGVARPAVAEAAEVTRLVRGLRWIARSAVRTFYSSVEATGLENVDPARPTLYAPTHPNSIIDPLLVALFEERPICFVARDGLFDVPVFGAVLRAVGAIPVARRSDHAGEDVDHGAMFSACREALASGKVLVLFPEGKTHGRLRVERLKTGLARIALDAPPDTQIIPIGLNYLVRHAFRSDVHVAFGEPIAPTGTVAELTERVADTLRRLTVHIEREDDERLIAQVTAMMAEVRAHEGLDQEASPADRVALAQRVVDAYRWLGERDPERTATLRARIQALLEERAELGLGGERPALQHRGERRIARRWADDPVTFVLGAPVALYGIVNNALPYLALRVLLGIAPPSFYRGALVRLGGGLAIFALAYAAQTAVVATYAPALAPLYALSLVPSAFFARRYLAELRLHRVGPRRLFRMVKHRGRLAYLRAERDDLAAELAELRREYLAR encoded by the coding sequence ATGGGGACGCCGACGGTGGAGGGGGTGGCGCGGCCCGCGGTGGCGGAGGCCGCGGAGGTCACGCGCCTGGTGCGCGGCCTGCGCTGGATCGCGCGCTCCGCGGTGCGGACGTTCTACAGCTCGGTCGAGGCGACGGGGTTGGAGAACGTGGACCCGGCGCGGCCGACCCTCTACGCGCCGACGCACCCGAACTCGATCATCGATCCGCTCCTGGTCGCGCTCTTCGAGGAGCGCCCGATCTGCTTCGTCGCGCGCGACGGGCTCTTCGACGTGCCGGTGTTCGGCGCGGTCCTGCGGGCGGTCGGCGCGATCCCCGTCGCGCGCCGGAGCGACCACGCGGGCGAAGACGTCGACCACGGCGCGATGTTCTCGGCGTGCCGCGAGGCCCTCGCGAGCGGCAAGGTGCTCGTGCTGTTCCCCGAAGGCAAGACGCACGGGCGGCTGCGGGTGGAGCGGCTGAAGACGGGGCTCGCGCGGATCGCGCTCGACGCGCCGCCGGACACGCAGATCATCCCCATCGGCCTGAACTACCTGGTCCGCCACGCCTTCCGGTCGGACGTGCACGTGGCCTTCGGAGAGCCCATCGCGCCGACCGGGACCGTCGCCGAGCTGACCGAGCGGGTGGCCGACACCCTCCGGCGCCTGACGGTGCACATCGAGCGCGAGGACGACGAGCGGCTGATCGCGCAGGTGACGGCGATGATGGCCGAGGTGCGGGCGCACGAGGGCCTCGATCAGGAGGCGTCGCCCGCGGACCGCGTCGCGCTGGCGCAGCGGGTGGTCGACGCCTATCGCTGGCTCGGGGAGCGTGACCCCGAGCGCACGGCCACGCTGCGGGCGCGGATCCAGGCGCTGCTCGAGGAGCGCGCGGAGCTCGGCCTCGGGGGCGAGCGGCCCGCGCTGCAGCACCGCGGAGAGCGACGCATCGCGCGGCGGTGGGCGGACGACCCGGTGACCTTCGTGCTCGGCGCGCCGGTCGCGCTCTACGGCATCGTGAACAACGCGTTGCCGTACCTGGCGCTCCGCGTGCTGCTCGGGATCGCGCCGCCGAGCTTCTATCGGGGCGCGCTCGTGCGGCTCGGCGGTGGGCTCGCCATCTTCGCGCTCGCGTACGCCGCGCAGACCGCCGTCGTGGCCACCTACGCGCCCGCGCTCGCGCCGCTCTACGCGCTCTCTCTGGTCCCGAGCGCGTTCTTCGCGCGCCGCTACCTCGCGGAGCTCCGCCTGCACCGGGTCGGCCCGCGCCGCCTCTTCCGCATGGTCAAGCACCGCGGGCGGCTGGCCTATCTGCGCGCCGAGCGAGACGACCTCGCGGCGGAGCTCGCCGAGCTGCGCCGCGAGTACCTCGCCCGCTGA
- a CDS encoding glucose 1-dehydrogenase, whose protein sequence is MRLKDKVAIITGGGLGMGREASVLFAREGAKVVVLDLNADAGGDTVKQVEEAGGEALFVQGDVSDEAAVKGAVDAAMERFGAVHVLYANAGVLWKDKDKSVVDTTVEDWDRVQAINLRGPFLLAKHGIPALEKSGGGSIIYVGSISALVGFTLAQDSYTAAKSALIGLAKSIAVQFGSKNIRCNIIHPGMIDTPLQAPYLDDASKKSIGDSLPIGRLGEARDIANAALFLASDESSFMTGAEMIVDGGFLAT, encoded by the coding sequence ATGCGTCTGAAGGACAAGGTTGCGATCATCACGGGCGGCGGCCTCGGCATGGGCCGCGAGGCCTCGGTCCTCTTCGCGCGCGAAGGCGCCAAGGTCGTCGTGCTCGACCTGAACGCGGACGCGGGCGGCGACACCGTGAAGCAGGTCGAGGAGGCGGGCGGCGAGGCGCTCTTCGTGCAGGGCGACGTCTCGGACGAGGCGGCGGTGAAGGGCGCGGTCGACGCGGCGATGGAGCGCTTCGGCGCGGTGCACGTCCTCTACGCCAACGCCGGCGTGCTCTGGAAAGACAAGGACAAGTCGGTCGTCGACACCACGGTCGAGGACTGGGATCGCGTCCAGGCGATCAACCTGCGCGGCCCCTTCCTGCTCGCCAAGCACGGCATCCCCGCGCTCGAGAAGTCCGGCGGCGGCTCGATCATCTACGTCGGCTCCATCAGCGCGCTCGTGGGCTTCACCCTCGCGCAGGACTCCTACACCGCGGCCAAGAGCGCCCTGATCGGCCTCGCGAAGTCGATCGCGGTGCAGTTCGGATCGAAGAACATCCGCTGCAACATCATCCACCCGGGCATGATCGACACCCCGCTCCAGGCGCCCTACCTGGACGACGCGTCGAAGAAGTCGATCGGCGACTCGCTCCCGATCGGTCGGCTCGGAGAGGCGCGCGACATCGCCAACGCGGCGCTCTTCCTCGCGTCGGACGAGTCGAGCTTCATGACCGGCGCCGAGATGATCGTCGACGGCGGCTTCCTGGCCACCTGA
- a CDS encoding serine/threonine-protein kinase gives MSRPVEPGEFEEALTFSGRTVAGRYRILGLLGQGGNAKVYEAEQIGLDRLVAVKVIRADKRTETASKRFMREAKLAGRVSSPHVVTLYDFGRDDETGELYLAMELLEGRSLSRTLREDGALHLDRALDVGAQVARGLAAAHEKGVLHRDLKPANIFLCADGTAKVLDFGIAKLTVPELGDGDDADSLTQDGRFVGTPSYMSPEAATKGPIGPATDIYALGLIVYDMIVGQPAFRSGNPMRTLMAQVKQPAPRVSERVGDVPPELDDFVDALLRKDPATRPQDPMQIAKHLEQLRAVAPLAPDPTVPHVQTRFEAFGAETTEESAATTLWDRDHVRPSFTPPPQQPAPPMAAPPSPKRPSLLPFVLLAVAALFVGALTFALVWAARLWLG, from the coding sequence ATGTCGCGTCCCGTCGAGCCGGGGGAATTCGAAGAAGCCCTGACCTTCAGCGGGCGGACGGTCGCCGGTCGCTACCGCATCCTCGGGCTGCTCGGACAGGGCGGGAACGCCAAGGTCTACGAGGCGGAGCAGATCGGGCTCGATCGCCTCGTCGCGGTCAAGGTGATCCGGGCCGACAAGCGCACCGAGACCGCGTCGAAGCGCTTCATGCGCGAGGCCAAGCTGGCCGGTCGCGTCTCCAGCCCGCACGTCGTGACCCTCTACGACTTCGGCCGAGACGACGAGACGGGCGAGCTCTATCTCGCGATGGAGCTGCTCGAGGGGCGCAGCCTGTCCCGGACCTTGCGCGAGGACGGCGCGCTCCACCTCGACCGCGCGCTCGACGTCGGGGCGCAGGTGGCGCGCGGCCTCGCCGCCGCCCACGAGAAGGGGGTCCTTCACCGCGACCTCAAGCCGGCGAACATCTTCCTCTGCGCCGACGGAACCGCGAAGGTGCTCGACTTCGGGATCGCGAAGCTGACCGTACCGGAGCTCGGCGACGGGGACGACGCGGACTCGCTCACCCAGGACGGCCGCTTCGTCGGCACGCCGAGCTACATGAGCCCCGAGGCGGCGACCAAGGGGCCGATCGGCCCGGCGACGGACATCTACGCGCTCGGGCTCATCGTCTACGACATGATCGTGGGTCAACCTGCCTTCCGTTCGGGCAACCCCATGCGGACCCTGATGGCGCAGGTGAAGCAGCCGGCCCCTCGGGTCAGTGAGCGGGTGGGCGACGTGCCGCCGGAGCTGGACGACTTCGTCGACGCGCTCCTCCGCAAGGACCCCGCGACGCGGCCCCAGGATCCGATGCAGATCGCGAAGCACCTGGAGCAGCTCCGCGCCGTCGCCCCGCTCGCCCCCGATCCGACGGTGCCGCACGTGCAGACCCGCTTCGAGGCCTTCGGCGCGGAGACGACCGAGGAGTCCGCGGCGACGACGCTCTGGGACCGGGATCACGTCCGGCCCTCGTTCACGCCGCCGCCGCAGCAGCCCGCGCCGCCGATGGCCGCGCCTCCGTCGCCCAAGCGCCCCTCCCTGCTGCCGTTCGTGCTGCTCGCCGTCGCCGCCCTCTTCGTCGGGGCGCTGACGTTCGCGCTCGTGTGGGCCGCGCGTCTCTGGCTCGGGTGA
- a CDS encoding glycosyltransferase 87 family protein encodes MARRTRWPLWAALGVAAATAAFAHGIPARDAIPLWLGLVAASAVALFLLGRRWMRGRPSPRALTLGTLGVAALLRLAALAAPPSLSDDVHRYVWDGALVAQGVDPYAHRPSEVATWSEPPVDPASLSELNSPDYYSVYPPLAQLTFGAAWTLGDALDVPAERLLRGLFSLADLLAIWALMGLLGQLGRPRGWALLYAWNPLVYWEVAAGGHTEALMVPLLLLAVGETLKERPARAGAYLGLAASAKLTALILGPVFLVHLARRLGAKRAAPFALASFGVVAAAFVPFASESLWPHLRESLSLYAERFSFNAPVYYAARDLMGYVEGVTPPVDAALMPWLSAATIGWLLVVALGQDDGQRRFVGSLAAAFVGYLILSRVIHPWYVLPVLALGVLAGSRGILALSLLLPLSYLRYGPGGSESADVIAAQFVPFVALILADAIRAWLAETKRTPRVAPSAEPAPAPPHVTPARPVGYDGDL; translated from the coding sequence ATGGCGCGACGGACGAGATGGCCGCTGTGGGCCGCCCTGGGCGTCGCCGCCGCGACCGCGGCCTTCGCGCACGGGATCCCGGCGCGCGACGCGATCCCCCTCTGGCTGGGGCTCGTCGCCGCGTCGGCCGTGGCGCTGTTCCTGCTGGGCCGGCGCTGGATGCGCGGCCGCCCCAGCCCGCGCGCGCTGACCCTGGGCACGCTGGGCGTCGCGGCGCTGCTCCGCCTCGCCGCGCTGGCGGCGCCCCCCTCGCTCTCGGACGACGTGCACCGCTACGTGTGGGACGGCGCGCTCGTCGCCCAGGGCGTCGACCCCTACGCGCACCGGCCGAGCGAGGTCGCCACCTGGTCCGAGCCACCCGTCGATCCCGCGTCGCTCTCGGAGCTGAACTCGCCGGACTACTACAGCGTCTATCCGCCGCTGGCGCAGCTGACCTTCGGCGCCGCGTGGACGCTGGGCGACGCGCTCGACGTGCCGGCCGAGCGGCTGCTGCGCGGGCTCTTCTCCCTCGCGGACCTGCTGGCCATCTGGGCGCTCATGGGGCTGCTCGGTCAGCTCGGCCGGCCCCGCGGCTGGGCGCTCCTCTACGCCTGGAACCCGCTCGTCTACTGGGAGGTCGCGGCCGGCGGGCACACCGAGGCCTTGATGGTACCGCTGCTCCTGCTCGCGGTGGGGGAAACGCTGAAGGAGCGACCCGCCCGCGCGGGCGCGTATCTCGGCCTCGCCGCGAGCGCGAAGCTGACCGCGCTGATCCTCGGGCCCGTGTTCCTCGTGCACCTCGCGAGGCGGCTCGGCGCGAAGCGCGCCGCGCCGTTCGCGCTCGCCAGCTTCGGCGTGGTGGCGGCGGCGTTCGTCCCGTTCGCGAGCGAGTCGCTCTGGCCGCACCTCCGCGAGTCGCTCTCCCTCTACGCGGAGCGCTTCTCGTTCAACGCCCCGGTCTACTACGCGGCCCGCGATCTGATGGGCTACGTCGAGGGGGTCACGCCGCCGGTCGACGCGGCGCTCATGCCCTGGCTCAGCGCGGCCACGATCGGCTGGCTCCTGGTCGTCGCGCTGGGTCAGGACGACGGCCAGCGCCGCTTCGTCGGGTCCCTGGCCGCGGCCTTCGTCGGCTACCTGATCCTCTCGCGCGTCATCCACCCCTGGTACGTGCTCCCGGTCCTGGCCCTGGGGGTGCTGGCGGGGAGCCGCGGCATCCTCGCGCTCTCGCTCCTGCTCCCGCTGAGCTACCTCCGCTACGGCCCGGGCGGCTCGGAGAGCGCGGACGTGATCGCGGCCCAGTTCGTCCCCTTCGTGGCCCTGATCCTCGCCGACGCCATCCGGGCCTGGCTGGCCGAGACGAAGCGCACGCCGCGCGTCGCTCCGTCCGCCGAGCCCGCGCCCGCCCCGCCGCACGTGACGCCTGCGCGCCCGGTCGGGTACGATGGCGACCTCTGA
- a CDS encoding response regulator, with product MTERRVLIVDDMAAVVRTTRRWLMRAGYEVRSALDAEAALSEAEAFRPHCVLLDVQLGERAGPEVAEALRERLPGVEIVLTSGGEAPVGWRGRFFEKTSGPHALLDALEAATDASGVS from the coding sequence TTGACCGAGCGAAGAGTCCTGATCGTGGATGACATGGCGGCGGTGGTGCGGACGACGCGCCGCTGGCTCATGCGCGCTGGGTACGAGGTCCGCTCCGCCCTGGACGCCGAGGCCGCGCTCTCCGAGGCGGAGGCGTTCCGCCCGCACTGCGTCCTGCTCGACGTGCAGCTGGGCGAGCGCGCCGGACCGGAGGTGGCCGAGGCCCTGCGCGAGCGGCTGCCGGGGGTGGAGATCGTCCTGACCAGCGGAGGCGAGGCGCCGGTCGGCTGGCGGGGGCGGTTCTTCGAGAAGACGTCCGGGCCACACGCCCTGCTCGACGCGCTCGAGGCGGCGACGGACGCCTCCGGCGTGTCGTAG
- the metG gene encoding methionine--tRNA ligase, translated as MSDHARILVTSALPYANGPIHLGHLAGAYLPADVFVRYHRLRGSDVVYICGSDEHGAAIVIRAKKDGVTPQEIVDRYHAMAEKDFAAFGMSFDHYGRTSSPAHRDTSRAFFRTMAEKGAFITKTEKQLYDPEAKLFLADRFVVGTCPNPDCNHPNAYGDQCEKCGRTLSPSELIDPRSTLSDATPELRDVTHWYLPLGAHQDRISAWIDTKTHWKSNVLGQIRSWLTAGLGDRAMTRDLPWGVPVPEDVAEAAGVDPEGKVLYVWFDAPIGYVSATREWAEKLGDAERWKTYWQSEDTRLIHFIGKDNIVFHTISFPLMLMLHGDYVLPENVPANEFLNLEGEKLSTSRGWAVWLGEALEAFPADYLRYSLLRSLPETKDADFTWADFQAHVNNELADNFGNFCNRALQFAAKYFDGNVPPLTDPSDADREALAALAAFPAKIGALIDESKMRDAIQELMNLGRMGNKYFNDSEPWATRKSDMAKCGNTIHVSLQICASLSILVDPFLPFTAKTLRGILKLDGVRSSEARAEGGTLGWDAAAKPLLEAGHALGEPEILVRKIEDEAIQAQRDLLEQRAAEAKAGDGDGPPYAALKDTIVYDDFAKLDLRIGVVKHAEKVKKSKKLIRCEVDLGFEQRQILAGVAEHLSPEDLIGKRVVVVANLAPRKMIGLESQGMLLMAEDREGKLVPVSADSEAGATVS; from the coding sequence ATGTCGGACCACGCCCGCATTCTGGTCACCTCGGCGCTGCCGTACGCGAACGGACCCATCCACCTCGGCCACCTGGCCGGCGCGTACCTGCCCGCCGACGTCTTCGTCCGCTACCACCGCCTCCGCGGCAGCGACGTCGTCTACATCTGCGGCTCGGACGAGCACGGCGCCGCGATCGTCATCCGCGCCAAGAAGGATGGCGTCACGCCGCAGGAGATCGTCGACCGCTACCACGCGATGGCGGAGAAGGACTTCGCCGCGTTCGGGATGAGCTTCGACCACTACGGTCGCACCAGCTCGCCCGCGCACCGCGACACCAGCCGCGCGTTCTTCCGCACGATGGCGGAGAAGGGCGCGTTCATCACGAAGACGGAGAAGCAGCTCTACGACCCCGAGGCGAAGCTCTTCCTCGCCGACCGCTTCGTGGTGGGCACGTGCCCGAACCCGGACTGCAACCACCCGAACGCGTACGGGGACCAGTGCGAGAAGTGCGGCCGCACCCTCAGCCCGAGCGAGCTGATCGACCCGCGGAGCACCCTCAGCGACGCCACGCCGGAGCTCCGCGACGTGACGCACTGGTACCTGCCGCTCGGCGCGCACCAGGATCGCATCTCCGCCTGGATCGACACCAAGACGCACTGGAAGAGCAACGTGCTCGGCCAGATCAGGTCGTGGCTCACGGCGGGGCTCGGGGATCGCGCGATGACCCGCGACCTGCCGTGGGGCGTCCCGGTGCCCGAGGACGTCGCGGAGGCGGCCGGCGTCGATCCCGAGGGCAAGGTCCTCTACGTCTGGTTCGACGCGCCCATCGGCTATGTCTCCGCCACCCGCGAGTGGGCGGAGAAGCTCGGCGACGCCGAGCGCTGGAAGACCTACTGGCAGTCCGAGGACACCCGGCTGATCCATTTCATCGGCAAGGACAACATCGTCTTCCACACCATCAGCTTCCCGCTGATGCTGATGCTGCACGGCGACTACGTGCTGCCGGAGAACGTCCCGGCGAACGAGTTCTTGAACCTCGAGGGCGAGAAGCTCTCGACGAGCCGCGGCTGGGCGGTGTGGCTGGGCGAGGCGCTCGAGGCGTTCCCCGCCGACTACCTCCGCTACTCGCTGTTGCGCAGCCTGCCGGAGACGAAGGACGCCGACTTCACGTGGGCCGACTTCCAGGCGCACGTGAACAACGAGCTGGCCGACAACTTCGGTAACTTCTGCAACCGCGCGCTGCAGTTCGCCGCGAAGTACTTCGACGGGAACGTGCCGCCGCTGACCGACCCGTCGGACGCGGACCGCGAGGCGCTCGCCGCGCTCGCCGCCTTCCCGGCCAAGATCGGCGCGCTCATCGACGAGAGCAAGATGCGCGACGCCATCCAGGAGCTGATGAACCTCGGCCGGATGGGCAACAAGTACTTCAACGACAGCGAGCCGTGGGCCACCCGCAAGAGCGACATGGCGAAGTGCGGCAACACCATCCACGTCAGCCTCCAGATCTGCGCGTCGCTCTCGATCCTCGTCGACCCGTTCCTGCCCTTCACCGCCAAGACCCTGCGAGGGATCCTGAAGCTCGACGGGGTGCGCTCGAGCGAGGCGCGCGCCGAGGGAGGCACGCTCGGCTGGGACGCGGCCGCGAAGCCGCTCCTCGAGGCGGGCCACGCGCTCGGTGAGCCGGAGATCCTGGTCCGCAAGATCGAGGACGAGGCGATCCAGGCGCAGCGCGATCTGCTGGAGCAGCGCGCGGCGGAGGCGAAGGCGGGAGACGGCGACGGGCCGCCCTACGCCGCGCTGAAGGACACCATCGTCTACGACGACTTCGCGAAGCTCGATCTGCGCATCGGCGTGGTGAAGCACGCGGAGAAGGTGAAGAAGTCGAAGAAGCTCATCCGCTGCGAGGTGGATCTGGGCTTCGAGCAGCGACAGATCCTCGCGGGCGTGGCCGAGCACCTCTCCCCCGAGGACCTGATCGGCAAGCGCGTGGTGGTCGTCGCCAACCTGGCGCCGCGCAAGATGATCGGGCTCGAGAGCCAGGGCATGTTGCTGATGGCCGAGGACCGCGAGGGCAAGCTGGTGCCGGTGAGCGCGGACAGCGAGGCCGGCGCGACGGTGAGCTGA